The proteins below come from a single Miscanthus floridulus cultivar M001 chromosome 1, ASM1932011v1, whole genome shotgun sequence genomic window:
- the LOC136506115 gene encoding uncharacterized protein isoform X1, whose protein sequence is MFDKDQEMQEVFDPPETERKAETKIGTTIRKDVIFEQDSCSSYQLWGSMKFEEDGHLLSQAKRDLSHLDYQAQFVDTKYVTELGSHACSKDPLPLGRDYHRQKPHFPTSACSWEKSSALETASSSPDALGHALGTMRTNTNTISARPDYLASYPTSAPHMRKCPGAVELDYGLDHSEHCYRRSDRFTSFSSRNGRCVEHCKEMVGYARGSRYADEINPVPCQWRFEDEIPSLSRKKYDEAPSVPRGLQYGDEIPSLSRKKYDEAPSRSSQWHFGPQTALSSGRLDYGDEIPSLSLHHGYRDRIPLRSGHWCHDAEARIRSRYQQGTSHGNNHSRQNFVRINTNEQAKVITSKHSFAKPRVANRVVNSSSHHMINMKGNRWRNSEDLRDQVRGPRANKLNNASVSSTVKDIISPLIRRNQYNRSDFSVEYKQAKFFMIKSYSEDDIHKGVKYNVWASTPNGNNKLDAAYHEAQNLMKDNGERCPVFLFFSVNTSGQFVGLAEMLGPVDFKKTMDFWEEDKWNGFFPIKWHIIKDVPNRLFKHIILENNDNRQVTFSRDTQEIGLPQGVQMLKIFKDHPQGTSILDDFDFYEEKANARRAEKRGNSESTYEARFSDDLKPMENLEGSMESWSLFESWE, encoded by the exons ATGTTTGACAAGGACCAAGAG ATGCAGGAAGTTTTTGATCCACCAGAAACAGAAAGGAAGGCAGAAACAAAAATTGGTACAACCATTAGGAAGGATGTGATTTTCGAGCAAGATTCATGTTCTTCATATCAATTAT GGGGCAGTATGAAATTTGAAGAAGATGGTCATTTGCTGTCCCAGGCAAAGAGGGATTTGTCACATTTG GATTATCAAGCACAGTTTGTCGACACCAAATATGTTACTGAACTTGGGTCACATGCATGTTCGAAGGATCCATTGCCACTGGGAAGAGATTATCATAGGCAGAAGCCACACTTTCCTACTTCAGCCTGTTCTTGGGAGAAGTCTTCTGCATTAGAAACAGCATCAAGTAGCCCAGATGCATTAGGGCATGCATTGGGGACAATGAGAACCAATACCAACACCATCAGTGCAAGGCCAGATTATCTTGCTTCGTATCCTACTAGTGCTCCTCACATGCGGAAGTGTCCAGGAGCAGTTGAACTTGATTATGGTTTAGATCATTCAGAACATTGCTACAGAAGATCAGACCGATTTACTTCCTTTTCAAGCCGCAATGGTCGATGTGTAGAACATTGCAAAGAG ATGGTTGGATATGCCAGAGGGTCCCGCTATGCAGATGAGATCAATCCTGTTCCATGTCAATGGCGCTTTGAGGATGAGATCCCTTCTTTATCTAGAAAGAAGTATGATGAGGCACCTTCAGTACCAAGAGGCCTGCAGTATGGCGATGAGATCCCTTCTTTATCTAGAAAGAAGTATGATGAGGCACCTTCACGCTCAAGTCAGTGGCACTTTGGTCCTCAAACCGCACTGTCCTCAGGGAGACTTGACTATGGTGATGAGATCCCGTCACTGTCTCTTCACCATGGTTACCGAGATAGGATCCCTTTGCGTTCTGGTCATTGGTGCCATGATGCTGAGGCACGTATACGGTCAAGATACCAGCAAGGTACTTCTCATGGGAATAATCACTCAAGGCAAAATTTTGTCAGGATTAATACCAATGAGCAAGCCAAAGTTATCACAAGCAAACATTCTTTTGCAAAACCTAGGGTGGCTAACAGAGTTGTAAACAGTAGCAGCCACCATATGATCAATATGAAAGGTAATCGCTGGAGAAATTCTGAGGATTTAAGGGACCAAGTTCGTGGGCCGAGGGCAAATAAATTGAACAATGCTTCAGTGTCATCCACTGTGAAAGATATCATAAGTCCATTGATCCGTAGAAATCAGTATAATAGATCAGATTTTTCAGTTGAGTATAAACAGGCCAAGTTTTTTATGATAAAGTCATATAGTGAAGATGACATTCATAAAGGTGTCAAATATAACGTTTGGGCAAGTACACCAAATGGGAACAATAAGCTGGATGCTGCATACCATGAAGCTCAAAATTTAATGAAGGACAATGGTGAAAGGTGCCCTGTCTTCCTATTCTTCTCG GTCAACACCAGCGGCCAGTTCGTAGGTTTGGCTGAAATGTTAGGCCCTGTTGATTTCAAGAAGACCATGGACTTTTGGGAAGAAGATAAATGGAATGGCTTTTTCCCTATAAAATGGCATATTATAAAGGATGTTCCAAATCGGTTGTTCAAACATATAATTCTTGAAAACAATGACAACAGGCAGGTTACTTTTAGCAGGGACACGCAGGAG ATCGGGCTGCCACAAGGTGTGCAAATGTTGAAAATTTTCAAGGATCATCCTCAGGGAACATCAATTCTGGATGATTTTGATTTTTATGAAGAAAAAGCTAATGCACGCCGTGCTGAAAAGAGAGGAAATTCAGAGTCGACATATGAAGCTCGATTCTCTGATGACTTGAAACCTATG GAAAACTTGGAGGGAAGCATGGAGAGTTGGAGTTTGTTCGAGAGTTGGGAGTAA
- the LOC136506115 gene encoding uncharacterized protein isoform X2, whose amino-acid sequence MQEVFDPPETERKAETKIGTTIRKDVIFEQDSCSSYQLWGSMKFEEDGHLLSQAKRDLSHLDYQAQFVDTKYVTELGSHACSKDPLPLGRDYHRQKPHFPTSACSWEKSSALETASSSPDALGHALGTMRTNTNTISARPDYLASYPTSAPHMRKCPGAVELDYGLDHSEHCYRRSDRFTSFSSRNGRCVEHCKEMVGYARGSRYADEINPVPCQWRFEDEIPSLSRKKYDEAPSVPRGLQYGDEIPSLSRKKYDEAPSRSSQWHFGPQTALSSGRLDYGDEIPSLSLHHGYRDRIPLRSGHWCHDAEARIRSRYQQGTSHGNNHSRQNFVRINTNEQAKVITSKHSFAKPRVANRVVNSSSHHMINMKGNRWRNSEDLRDQVRGPRANKLNNASVSSTVKDIISPLIRRNQYNRSDFSVEYKQAKFFMIKSYSEDDIHKGVKYNVWASTPNGNNKLDAAYHEAQNLMKDNGERCPVFLFFSVNTSGQFVGLAEMLGPVDFKKTMDFWEEDKWNGFFPIKWHIIKDVPNRLFKHIILENNDNRQVTFSRDTQEIGLPQGVQMLKIFKDHPQGTSILDDFDFYEEKANARRAEKRGNSESTYEARFSDDLKPMENLEGSMESWSLFESWE is encoded by the exons ATGCAGGAAGTTTTTGATCCACCAGAAACAGAAAGGAAGGCAGAAACAAAAATTGGTACAACCATTAGGAAGGATGTGATTTTCGAGCAAGATTCATGTTCTTCATATCAATTAT GGGGCAGTATGAAATTTGAAGAAGATGGTCATTTGCTGTCCCAGGCAAAGAGGGATTTGTCACATTTG GATTATCAAGCACAGTTTGTCGACACCAAATATGTTACTGAACTTGGGTCACATGCATGTTCGAAGGATCCATTGCCACTGGGAAGAGATTATCATAGGCAGAAGCCACACTTTCCTACTTCAGCCTGTTCTTGGGAGAAGTCTTCTGCATTAGAAACAGCATCAAGTAGCCCAGATGCATTAGGGCATGCATTGGGGACAATGAGAACCAATACCAACACCATCAGTGCAAGGCCAGATTATCTTGCTTCGTATCCTACTAGTGCTCCTCACATGCGGAAGTGTCCAGGAGCAGTTGAACTTGATTATGGTTTAGATCATTCAGAACATTGCTACAGAAGATCAGACCGATTTACTTCCTTTTCAAGCCGCAATGGTCGATGTGTAGAACATTGCAAAGAG ATGGTTGGATATGCCAGAGGGTCCCGCTATGCAGATGAGATCAATCCTGTTCCATGTCAATGGCGCTTTGAGGATGAGATCCCTTCTTTATCTAGAAAGAAGTATGATGAGGCACCTTCAGTACCAAGAGGCCTGCAGTATGGCGATGAGATCCCTTCTTTATCTAGAAAGAAGTATGATGAGGCACCTTCACGCTCAAGTCAGTGGCACTTTGGTCCTCAAACCGCACTGTCCTCAGGGAGACTTGACTATGGTGATGAGATCCCGTCACTGTCTCTTCACCATGGTTACCGAGATAGGATCCCTTTGCGTTCTGGTCATTGGTGCCATGATGCTGAGGCACGTATACGGTCAAGATACCAGCAAGGTACTTCTCATGGGAATAATCACTCAAGGCAAAATTTTGTCAGGATTAATACCAATGAGCAAGCCAAAGTTATCACAAGCAAACATTCTTTTGCAAAACCTAGGGTGGCTAACAGAGTTGTAAACAGTAGCAGCCACCATATGATCAATATGAAAGGTAATCGCTGGAGAAATTCTGAGGATTTAAGGGACCAAGTTCGTGGGCCGAGGGCAAATAAATTGAACAATGCTTCAGTGTCATCCACTGTGAAAGATATCATAAGTCCATTGATCCGTAGAAATCAGTATAATAGATCAGATTTTTCAGTTGAGTATAAACAGGCCAAGTTTTTTATGATAAAGTCATATAGTGAAGATGACATTCATAAAGGTGTCAAATATAACGTTTGGGCAAGTACACCAAATGGGAACAATAAGCTGGATGCTGCATACCATGAAGCTCAAAATTTAATGAAGGACAATGGTGAAAGGTGCCCTGTCTTCCTATTCTTCTCG GTCAACACCAGCGGCCAGTTCGTAGGTTTGGCTGAAATGTTAGGCCCTGTTGATTTCAAGAAGACCATGGACTTTTGGGAAGAAGATAAATGGAATGGCTTTTTCCCTATAAAATGGCATATTATAAAGGATGTTCCAAATCGGTTGTTCAAACATATAATTCTTGAAAACAATGACAACAGGCAGGTTACTTTTAGCAGGGACACGCAGGAG ATCGGGCTGCCACAAGGTGTGCAAATGTTGAAAATTTTCAAGGATCATCCTCAGGGAACATCAATTCTGGATGATTTTGATTTTTATGAAGAAAAAGCTAATGCACGCCGTGCTGAAAAGAGAGGAAATTCAGAGTCGACATATGAAGCTCGATTCTCTGATGACTTGAAACCTATG GAAAACTTGGAGGGAAGCATGGAGAGTTGGAGTTTGTTCGAGAGTTGGGAGTAA